The following nucleotide sequence is from Gordonia jinghuaiqii.
GAGTGGTCGGGTCCCCACAAGGAGGCCGAGATCCTCACCGAGTATTCCGACGGCACCCCGGAGAAGGTACGCATGGTGGTCACCGCCGCAGGTATCTCCGACGAGCAGACGTGCACCTACGAGTGGACCGACAACTCCTGCGAATGGCATCTGCTCGAGTCCAACCAACTGAGCGAGCAGCGCGGCAAGTACACCGTCTCCGAGACCGACACAGGTACCCGCGTGCATTTCGATCTCGCCGTCGACCTCAAGATCAAACTGCCCGGGCTCATCGTCAGGCGTGCCCAGAAGATGGCCGTGGACACCGCGCGCAAGGGACTCACCGCCGAGGCGGAGAAGCGGGCGGCGGGCTGAGGAATTTCGTGACCCGTACGTGACCGGGTGATGGCCGGACCGTGGCGCGCGCCGCAGGTACGCTGAGGGCTCATCTACCCGGTGCCCGTGCAATGGAGGCCAAATCAGTTGAAAATCAAGAAGTTTGCCGCGCGAAGCGTGCTTCTCATGACCGGAATCGCCGGATGTGTCGCATTCGCCGGATTGTCCGGGGAGGGCGTCGCTGCGGCGTCGGCGCATTGTTCGGTGTCCAACGGACATCAGGTCGAGCGGGTCGAGGGACGTAGCGGGTGTGGCGCCAAGGCCGGCGCGGGTAGTCGGGCGAGCGCCGACGATTACAGCAACAGCGGTACTGCCGTCGCGGTCTCCGACAACGGCGCGAACGCGATGGCGTACAACCTGCAGCCCGGGTCGACGGCACTGGCCGGGGCCAACAGTCGCGGAACGGCGATCTCGGTCACGACCGGACCGAGCGCCCTCTCGATCGCACAGGCCCGCCGTGGGGGTACCACGGTGTCGGTCGGTGGCTGGGGCGGACAGGCATACGGCGGCCCCGACGGCGCCCACTGCAGCGGCGGGTTCGCCGCAGCGTTCGACAGCAGCACCGGCAAGGCATGCCTGCGCTCGGGGAGCATCGATCTGAAGAACTGATCTGACCGGTCACCTCCACACGCGAGAAGCCCGGAACACGCCCGACGCTCCGTTCACCGGAGGGTCGGGCGTTGTTTCGTGGTTGGCCCTATCGTTGGGTGGTGACCGACCTCCACTCCGCAGACGCCCAGATGGGCCCCGACTTCAGTGTGCTCAACGGCCGCGAGGCCCTTCAGCAGCTCGTCGACCTGCATGACACCACCCATTTCACGGTGAACGACGACGACGATGACGATCCCGTCCTGCTGACCCTGCCCGAGCGCAACGTCGTCGACACCTGGCGTGAGGACTACCCCTACGACGAGCGCATGAGTCGTCGCGAGTACGAGGTGACCAAACGCCGCCTGCAGATCGAGCTCCTCAAGCTGCAGAAGTGGTCCAAGCAGACCGGTCAGCGGCACCTGCTGGTGTTCGAGGGGCGTGACGCCGCGGGCAAGGGCGGCACCATCAAGCGGTTCAACGAACACCTCAACCCCCGTGGCGCGCGCACCATCGCGCTGGAGAAACCCAGCGAGCGCGAGGCCACCGAGTGGTACTTCCAGCGTTACGTCCAGCACCTGCCGGCCGGCGGTGAGATGGTCTTCTTCGATCGGTCCTGGTACAACCGCGCGGGCGTCGAACGGGTGATGGGGTTCGTCAGCCCCCAGCAGTACACACAGTTCGTCTCGCAGGTGCCTGCCTTCGAGAAGATGCTCGTCGACGACGGCATCAACCTGGTCAAGTTCTGGTTCTCGGTCACCCCGCTCGAACAGCGCACCCGCTTCGCCATCCGGCAGATCGATCCCGTGCGCCAGTGGAAGCTGTCGCCGATGGACCTTGCGTCGCTGGACAAGTGGGATGCCTACACCGAGGCCAAGGAGGCGATGTTCGCCGCCACCGACACCCAGCACGCGCCGTGGACCGTGGTGAAGTCCAACGACAAGAAACGTGCCCGCATCAACGCGATGCGTCATGTGCTGAGCCTGTTCGACTACGACGGCAAGAACGTGGACTTCGTCGGCACACCGGACCCGCTGATCGTCGGGCGCGCCGCGGACGTGATCGGGGAGTAACGGCGACGGCTACTTTCGCGGGCTCGGTAGCCTCGTGGCTGTGCGTAGCTTTCTGAGTTTCTTGTTGACGCTCGTCGCGATGGCGGCGACCGTGGTCGCGGTTCCGTCGATCTGGCTGGATCAGCGCATCGTCGACCAGGAGGGATTCGTCTCCACGGTGGCGCCGATGGCGCAGAACCAGAAGGTCAAGGACTACCTGGCAGACGAGATCGCCGCCCAGGCGACCGCGCGCACCGACCTGCCGATCGCCGGGGCGCTGGTGCGGCCGCTGGCCGCGCGCTACACCGACACCGAGCAGTTCCGGCTCGACTTCGCCGACGTGGTGGGCCAGCAGCACGAGTGGCTGTTCACCGAGCCTGCGCCGGGAGCCGACACCTCCGTCATGCAGCTCGACATCACCGCGATGATCAACCGCGCGCTCAACCTCACCGGCACCGGGAACGAGATCTCCGGCCCCGTGGTCGTCGAATTGACCAACGGCGCTTCGGGTCTGGAAGCGGGACGCTACGCCGAGGTCGGCAAGCAGATCACGCTCCTCGGTTGGTCGGCCGCGGCGGTCGCCGTGCTCGCGGCGTTGGTCGCGTTGCTGGTCGCACGACGCCGCGGCACCGTCTTCGCGTGGCTGGGTGTCGGCGTCGTCGCGGCGGGCGCGTCGACGTGGGCCATCGGAGTGTTCTTCGCCGATCGGGCCAAGCAGGAGGTCGCCGGGGCGGAGCGGTCCGGCCGGGAGGTGGCCGAACTGATCATCGACGGCGCCTACGACGACGTCACCAGGGTGGCGCTCATCGTCGGCGGTGTGGGTGTCGCGATGTTCGCGGTGGGTGTCCTGGGCAGGCTGGTCTTCGCGGGACGACGCTGAGCCAACCGTCGGCTCGGGCGTTCAAAGTGGTACGAACGTCCAATGCGGTCCGGTCCGCAGGTCTGCGCCGCGTTCGGCTGGTGCCCGTGTCAGACTGGCGCGCAGTCCGATTCGCGAACTCGACGAAGGAACCCCATGCCCTCCTCTGACCCTGCCTCTCACCACTTCCAGCTGGGGCTGTTCTCCTCGAACTGCTCCGGCGGTCTGGCCGTGACCAAGGTTCCCGAACGATGGTCGGGATCCTGGGAGGACAATCTGCGTCTGGCGAGCATCGCCGACGAGGTGGGCATCGACTTCATGCTGCCGATCGCACGCTGGATCGGGTACGGCGGCGAGACCAACTTCCACGAGGGCGTACTCGAACCGATCCCGTGGGCGACGGCCATTCTCGCCAAGACCGACCGGCTTCGGGCGTTCGCCACCGTCCACACCGCGTTCAACCATCCGGTGGTGACCGCCAAGCAGATCGCGACCATGGATCAGGTGGCGCCCGGCCGCGCGGGGCTGAACGTCGTGGCGGGCTGGAACCAACCGGAGTACGTGGCCATGGGTTCGGAGCTGCCCACCGACCACGACGCGCGCTACGAGATGGCCCAGGAATGGTTCGACATCATCACCGACCTGTGGACGCGGGAGGGTCGCTGGGACCACGACGGCAAGTTCTGGACGCTGCACGGTCTGGAGGGAGCTCCCAAGCCCGCGGGCGGTCGTGTCCCCGTCCTCAACGCCGGGTCCAGTGCGCAGGGCAAGGCATTCGCGGCCCGCAACGCCGACGTCGTCTTCACCATCGTGGGCAGCCCGGAAGAGGGGGCCGACGTCGTGACCTCGATCCGGGCTCAGTCGGCGGCGCTGGGGCGCAGCGCGGGCGTCGTCTCGCCGACACACGTGGTGTGCAGGCCGACCCGCAGCGAGGCGCAGGAGTACCTGCACTACTACGCCGAGGAGAACGCCGACTGGGAGGCCGTGGACAACCTGATGACCTTGCAGGGCATGCATGCTCAGTCGTTCACCAAGGAGATGCTGGCGACGTTCCGCGGTCGCTTCGCCGCCGGCCACGGCACCTGCCCGATGATCGGCACCCCCGACGATGTCGCCGACGAGATCGTCAAGTTCGCCGCCGCCGGATTCGACGGCATCACGATGGCCTTCGTCGACTACGCCGGTGAACTCGAGTACTTTGCCGCCGAGGTCATGCCGCGACTCGCCGCCCGCGGCATCCGTGCACAGGTCTGACTTCTGAAGTCAGAGTGAGGGATGTGCATCGGTTTGGCGATACGCATCCCTCACTCTGCCTGCTTCCTGAAGGATCAGTGCCCGGCGAATGCCTCGGCCAGCCACCATGCGCCACCGTCGTCGGTGATCTTGGCGTCGATGACCAGGGGACCGGAAGGCTCTGGCGACGAGAGTGTCTCGACCCAGCGTCGGACCGCGTCCAGGTCGTCGAGGCCGGTGACCGTGACGCCGGTGGCGCCGTGACCGCGGGCGATGGCGGCGATGTCGACCTCCGGGAAGGTCACGGTGGTCATGTCGGCGTTCCCGAAGTGGTGGACCTCCGCGCCGTAGGCGGAGTCGTTGTAGACGACGACGACCAGCGGGAGGGCCAGGCGGACGGCGGTCTCCAATTCGGCTATGGCCATGAGGAATCCGCCGTCTCCTGTGCCGAGAACCGGGATGCGCGACGGTTGTGCGAAGGCCGCGCCGATCGCGGTGCCAAGGCCCAGGCCGATCGACTGGAATGCCTGGGTGAAACAGAAACCGAATTCGTCGGGGACCGAGAGATGCGTCGACGGATAGCCCATGAAGTTGCCCGAGTCGATCGACACGATGCGGTCGGCGGGCAGGATCTCGTCGAGCGCGATCGTCAGCGCGCGCGGATCGACCCGACCGGTATCCGGCTCGGCGGTGACCGGAACATCCTGCCAGCGAGCCGAAGTCGCGATCCGCTCGGCAACCGCCGGGGTCCGGTACCCGGTCGGCGGGCTGTCCTGAGCGAGCAGTGCGAGGACGTCGGCCGCCGTGGACGCGCAGTCGCCGATCACGCCGAGGTCGACACCGCGGTGCGCGCCGATGGCATCGACGTCGACGTCGACCTGGGCGACCACGGTCCCGTCGCCGATGAGGCGTCCGTGCCGCATCGTCCACATGTTCAGTGCGCAACCCCAGCCGACGATGAGGTCGGCGTCGCTGATGAGTTCGGCGGTGGTGGGCGAGGAGAAACCACCGGAGATGCCCAGCGAGAACGGGTTTCCGGCGAACAGGCCGTTGGCCACCGCCGATGTCGCGACCAGCGCCCCCGCCGCCTCGGCGAGTGCCGCGATCTCGGGACCCGCACCCCGGCCGCCTCGGCCGGCGACGAAGACCGGACGCGCGGAGGTGCGGATCGCGTCCGCGAGCCGGGCGGCCGACGCGGCGTCGGGCCTGAAGTGTGGTGTTTCGACGGCGATCGCGATCGGGCCGGCCACCTCCGCGGGAGCGGCCGCGACGTCGATCGCGACGTTGAGCACGACGGTGCGTCGTTGCGTCACCGCGGTGCGGAAGGCCCGGGTGACGTCGGCGACCACGGTGCCCGGGCCATGGACTCGTTCGCTCACCGCACCGACACTCGTTGCCAGGGCGGACTGGTCGATCCGGAAGTTCGACCGCAACGCCGCCGCCGGTGCGTCGGCGGTGAGCACGATCATCGGCGTTCGGCTCTTGGCCGCCTCGCCGATGCCGGTGACCGCGTTGGTCAGCCCGCAGCCCTGATGGACCGACAGCACGCCGACCCGCCCCGACATGCGCGAGTACGCGTCGGCCATGCTCGCCGCGCCGCCTTCGTGCCGGGCGGCGGTGAACGGCACGCCGCCGGCGCGCAGCGCGTTGGTCATCACGAAGTTGCCGCTGCCCACGACCCCGAAAACATGTCCGACGCCGAGGTCGGCGAGCACGCGCCCCACCACATCGGCGACCGTGGGGCCGTAGGCGTCCGACGAGGTGGTGGAATCGTGTGCGGCGGTGGCCGTCACGCCACTGTGTCCTCGACGATCGCGAGAACCCGTGCGGGGCTTCCGGTTCCGCCGACGATGGGAAGAGGGCTGACGACGACGACCGCGCCGGTCGGCGGCAGGGAGCCGAGATTGCGCAGGGAGGTCAGGCCGTATTTGTCGTTGCCGAGGAAGAAGTAGTGCACCGGGAAGGCGGGATCGAAACCGCCTGCGAGGCCGGCGTCGACACCGACGGTCTCCACGCCGAGGCCCGCGATCTGACGCTCGGTGGCCAGCCACTGCGCGCATTCGACCGACACCCCGGGGGTGTGCGAGCCGGTGTCGTCGGCGTTGAGGAACTCCGCTTCGGATCCGCCCCGCACCTCCCAGCCCGTGCGCAGCAGTAGCCAGGCGCCTGCGGCCAGAGTGCCGTGTTCGGCCTCCCAGGACTCGATGTCGGCGACGGCGAGGAGGTAGTCGGGGTCGTCGGCCACCGCGGCGGTCAGGTCGAGAACCGCGGCGGGCCCGATGAGGCGCTGCACCGGGATCTGCGAGACGTCGTCGCCGTCGCGTCCGCTGATCCAGTGGATGGGTGCGTCGACATGGGTGCCGATGTGCTCACCGGTGTGAATGTTGTTGTGCCGCCAGTAAGGTCCCGGCTCGTTGTAGGCGCTGACCTCTTCGAGGCTGAAGTCGATCAGGTTCGCGAACGGGGCGGGCAACCGCAGTGCCGGTGTCGAGCTGCTCAACGGGGTGGTCAGGTCGATCACGCGGAGCGAACCGTCGGCGAGCCCGTCGACGAAGCCGGACAGGGGAGTGGCGGTCATGGCGAAGTCCTTTCGGCGGAATCCCTTACGGGGTTCCGCTGATGATGCCAGGCCGACGGCCGGCCCGCGCACTCGTATCGGCCTTGCGCGTTGGGCCGTACCATCTTTCTGCCCGTTGAGCCGGTGACGAGCGCAGCGACGAGCCGCGCCGAGACGACCGCGCCGAGACGAGTGGGGCGAGACGAGTGGGGCGAGACGTCTACTTGCGTGCGCCCCGCCAGTTCATGCCCCAGCCGTACGCCTCGTCGACCTTGTCCTGGGCGCCGCGGATGTAGCGCACCTCGCGGTTGACGACGAGCTCGCCGCCACGGTTCTCCAACAGTGCGATCGCGCACGAGATGGCGGACTGGTCGGCCTCGTCGAGGCGGACCTCGATCTCCGGTCCGCTCGCGGGGAACAAGGTGACCACGCCGTTGGCGGTCGCCCAGTTGGGGGTGCCCTCGTAGATGTAGGCGAAGATCAGGATGCGCCGGATCTGGTTGGTGGCGGAGAGGTCGATGAACATGTTCTCGCCGCCCTTGCCGGAGCGGTCGTCACCGTCGAGGTAGATGATCGGCTTGCCCTGGCGCGGTGCCTGGAACGAGTTGCCCAGGGCCTGGACGATGCCCTTGCTGCCGTCGGTGAACTCCCACATCGCCGCGAGGTCGAGGTCGATGCCCTTGGCCTTGCGGAACAATCCGCCGCCACTGGAGTTCGTCGTCCAGTTCAGGTTGACGCGCACCTGGCCGGTGGTCGCGCCCTGTTTGCTCAGCGAGATGCTCGGCGCCGACTTGGTCAGCGTGATCTTCGACAGCGAGATCGGCTGGGCGGGCGGCTGCTGACTCTGACTCGGCGCCGGCGGTGCCGAAGGGGGCTGGGCGGGCGGCTGCGGCGGCTGCGCCTTCGGTCGCTTGGTGTAGTCGATCCCCATTGTGGTTCCTCATCTCGTCGTTGTGACATCGTCGTCGGTCACGTGATCTCCCGCTCCAGGGTAGTGGAACGGAGTTGGCCGGCGGCCTCGCTCGCTTCCGCCCGGGTGTGGGCCTGCGGGCCCGCACCCGGGCGGCGCGGTGCGACTCGGCCGGCGCGACGGCCTCACATGCAGCTCGGCGAGGCCGGTCCCTGCCGACGATCTGGTGGTTCGTTCACCCGCGTGCCCGGTGCGTTCGACGCGATCCGCTCGCCGCCTCGGCACCGGTGGGTGTTCGATCGGTATCAGGACTCGGGAGACAGTGTCCGCCAAAGGAATTCATAGGCGAGCGCGGACTTGAACGCGGCCTGCTTGTTGTCGGCGGCCCCGCCGTGACCACCTTCGATGTTCTCGTAGTATCGGACGTCGTGACCGGTTTCCTCCAGCCGCGCAACGAGTTTGCGCGCATGGCCCGGGTGGACACGGTCGTCCCGGGTGGACGTGGTGACCAGGATGGGCGGGTACGTCGCGTCGGCGTCGATGTTCTGGTACGGCGAGAACGGCTTCATGAACTCCCACTGCTCGGGGTCGTCGGGGTCGCCGTACTCGGCAACCCACGACGCCCCGGCCAGCAACAGGTGGTAACGCTTCATGTCGATGAGCGGAACCTGGCACACCAAGGCGCCGAACAACTCCGGGTACCTGGTGAGCATCACACCCATGAGCAGGCCGCCGTTGGAACCGCCCTGCGCGCCGAGCTGTGCCGGCGTCGTCAGTCCGGCGTCGACGAGTGCGCGCGCCACGGCGGCGAAATCCTCGTACACCTTGTGCCGGCCCGACTTCTGCGCCTGGGTGTGCCACGACGGTCCGTACTCGCCGCCACCGCGGATGTTCGCGATGACATAGATGCCGCCGCGCTCGATCCAGCTCTGCCCGGCGACGGCGACATAGCCCGGTGTCAGGGCGTTCTCGAAGCCGCCGTACCCGTAGAGCAGGGTCGGGCCGGTGGTCACGTCCCGGCGTCGGACCACGAAGTACGGCACCGCGGTGCCGTCGTCGGAGGTGGCGAAGAACTGTTCGGCCACCACGGAGTCGGAATCGAAGAACGCGGGGCTTCGCTTGATGACCTCGGGGGCGCTGCCGCTGGTGCCGTGCAGCAGGCTCGGGGGATCGGTGAACGACGAGGCCGACCAGAACACCTCGTCGCTCTCGTCGGCGTCGGTGTCGAGAACGGAGACGGTGGCGAGGTCGGGGAGGCCGGGCATGTCGACTTCCCGCCACGTCCCGAGCTCGCGGACCTCGACCCTGGTGTGCACGTCGTGCAACGTCACGATGATGAGATGTGAACGCGTGTAGGCATAGTCGACGAGACTCGTGTGCGGGTCGGGTGTGAAGAGCACGGCCGCGTCGCGGTTGCCCGACCGGTACGACTCGTAGTCGAAGGCCAGGAGGGTTCCCGGCGCGTGGGTGGTGCCGTCGACCGCCCACTCCGAGCGGGTCATCACCAGCAACCAGTTCATCCGCACATGTGCGTGCGCATCGGTGGGGACGTCGAGGAGCTCGGGTACCCCGTCGCGCAGTTCGTAGGTCAGCGAGTTGAAGAAGTCGGTGGAACGGCTGACGAAGTCGCGTTCGAATCCCGGTGTGCTGTCGTGGTAGGCGCCCACCGACACGTCGCTCTTCTCGCCGGCGAAGACGGTGACGGCGTCGTCGAGCGAGGTGCCGCGTGTCCAGCGCTTGACCACGCGCGGATACCCGGAATCGGTCAGCGAGCCGATGCCGTCCGGCTGTTCACCGAAATCGGTTCCGACGAAGACGGTGTCCCGGTCGATCCAGCCGACACTCGACTTGTTCTCCGGCAGCACGAACCCGTCGGTGACCCAGGTGCGGGACGGGATGTCGAACTCGCGGACCACGCTGGCGTCGGCGCCGCCGCGGGACAACGAGATGAGTGCGCGCTCCCACTCCGGACGCAGCACGGTCGCGCCCGCCCAGACCCAGTTCTCGTCCTCGTCGCGGGCGAGCTGATCGACATCGATGATGACGTCCCACTCGGGCGCGTCGGTCACATACGACTCGAGTGTCGTACGGCGCCAGAGCCCGCGCGGGTTGGCCGCATCGCGCCAGAAGTTGTAGAGGTACTCGCCGCGGCGCCTGGCGTAGGGGATGCGGTCGTCGGTGTCGAGCGTGGCAAGGGTCGCGGCCTCGAGTTCCCGGAACCGATCCGATGACGTCAGTGCTTCGACGGTCGGTTCGTTGTGCGCCCGGACCCACGCCAGCGCCTCCTCGCCGGTGACGTCTTCGAGCCACAGGTAGGGATCGTCGGTGGAGACGTCGGGAGCACTGGCATCGTCGCGCGCGGTCATGGCGTCCAATTTACGCGGGCACATCGGACACGGCCGTTGGTGCCTTCGCGTAAACCGAGTGTGAACTGCGCGAATCGCCGATATACGGTCCGATCGGCGGGTAGTGTGACCCAGCGACTCGAGGAGATCCCCATGGCCCCTGCTGAATCCGCCCCCGCCCGCCGCGCCGGACACCCGGCGCCGAGCGCGCCGAGGTGGGGTCGACTGTCATTGGCGGCCTGCTCGGCCCTGTCGGTGATCGCGCTCGTCGCCGCATGCGACAGCGGGTCATCGGGTACCGGTGCGGCACCGTCGGAGCCGTCGGGGTCGTCTGCGATGGTCAACCCGAACGACGTGGCCGCCCAGCCGCTGCCGGCCGACGCCGTCGACAAGGCCGTCGGGCAG
It contains:
- a CDS encoding SRPBCC family protein, yielding MSVSANIEFDVAAPVSVVMEVLMDIESLPEWSGPHKEAEILTEYSDGTPEKVRMVVTAAGISDEQTCTYEWTDNSCEWHLLESNQLSEQRGKYTVSETDTGTRVHFDLAVDLKIKLPGLIVRRAQKMAVDTARKGLTAEAEKRAAG
- a CDS encoding DUF6764 family protein, which codes for MKIKKFAARSVLLMTGIAGCVAFAGLSGEGVAAASAHCSVSNGHQVERVEGRSGCGAKAGAGSRASADDYSNSGTAVAVSDNGANAMAYNLQPGSTALAGANSRGTAISVTTGPSALSIAQARRGGTTVSVGGWGGQAYGGPDGAHCSGGFAAAFDSSTGKACLRSGSIDLKN
- the ppk2 gene encoding polyphosphate kinase 2 — translated: MTDLHSADAQMGPDFSVLNGREALQQLVDLHDTTHFTVNDDDDDDPVLLTLPERNVVDTWREDYPYDERMSRREYEVTKRRLQIELLKLQKWSKQTGQRHLLVFEGRDAAGKGGTIKRFNEHLNPRGARTIALEKPSEREATEWYFQRYVQHLPAGGEMVFFDRSWYNRAGVERVMGFVSPQQYTQFVSQVPAFEKMLVDDGINLVKFWFSVTPLEQRTRFAIRQIDPVRQWKLSPMDLASLDKWDAYTEAKEAMFAATDTQHAPWTVVKSNDKKRARINAMRHVLSLFDYDGKNVDFVGTPDPLIVGRAADVIGE
- a CDS encoding LLM class flavin-dependent oxidoreductase, translating into MPSSDPASHHFQLGLFSSNCSGGLAVTKVPERWSGSWEDNLRLASIADEVGIDFMLPIARWIGYGGETNFHEGVLEPIPWATAILAKTDRLRAFATVHTAFNHPVVTAKQIATMDQVAPGRAGLNVVAGWNQPEYVAMGSELPTDHDARYEMAQEWFDIITDLWTREGRWDHDGKFWTLHGLEGAPKPAGGRVPVLNAGSSAQGKAFAARNADVVFTIVGSPEEGADVVTSIRAQSAALGRSAGVVSPTHVVCRPTRSEAQEYLHYYAEENADWEAVDNLMTLQGMHAQSFTKEMLATFRGRFAAGHGTCPMIGTPDDVADEIVKFAAAGFDGITMAFVDYAGELEYFAAEVMPRLAARGIRAQV
- a CDS encoding thiamine pyrophosphate-binding protein, translating into MTATAAHDSTTSSDAYGPTVADVVGRVLADLGVGHVFGVVGSGNFVMTNALRAGGVPFTAARHEGGAASMADAYSRMSGRVGVLSVHQGCGLTNAVTGIGEAAKSRTPMIVLTADAPAAALRSNFRIDQSALATSVGAVSERVHGPGTVVADVTRAFRTAVTQRRTVVLNVAIDVAAAPAEVAGPIAIAVETPHFRPDAASAARLADAIRTSARPVFVAGRGGRGAGPEIAALAEAAGALVATSAVANGLFAGNPFSLGISGGFSSPTTAELISDADLIVGWGCALNMWTMRHGRLIGDGTVVAQVDVDVDAIGAHRGVDLGVIGDCASTAADVLALLAQDSPPTGYRTPAVAERIATSARWQDVPVTAEPDTGRVDPRALTIALDEILPADRIVSIDSGNFMGYPSTHLSVPDEFGFCFTQAFQSIGLGLGTAIGAAFAQPSRIPVLGTGDGGFLMAIAELETAVRLALPLVVVVYNDSAYGAEVHHFGNADMTTVTFPEVDIAAIARGHGATGVTVTGLDDLDAVRRWVETLSSPEPSGPLVIDAKITDDGGAWWLAEAFAGH
- a CDS encoding cyclase family protein is translated as MTATPLSGFVDGLADGSLRVIDLTTPLSSSTPALRLPAPFANLIDFSLEEVSAYNEPGPYWRHNNIHTGEHIGTHVDAPIHWISGRDGDDVSQIPVQRLIGPAAVLDLTAAVADDPDYLLAVADIESWEAEHGTLAAGAWLLLRTGWEVRGGSEAEFLNADDTGSHTPGVSVECAQWLATERQIAGLGVETVGVDAGLAGGFDPAFPVHYFFLGNDKYGLTSLRNLGSLPPTGAVVVVSPLPIVGGTGSPARVLAIVEDTVA
- a CDS encoding TerD family protein; translation: MGIDYTKRPKAQPPQPPAQPPSAPPAPSQSQQPPAQPISLSKITLTKSAPSISLSKQGATTGQVRVNLNWTTNSSGGGLFRKAKGIDLDLAAMWEFTDGSKGIVQALGNSFQAPRQGKPIIYLDGDDRSGKGGENMFIDLSATNQIRRILIFAYIYEGTPNWATANGVVTLFPASGPEIEVRLDEADQSAISCAIALLENRGGELVVNREVRYIRGAQDKVDEAYGWGMNWRGARK
- a CDS encoding prolyl oligopeptidase family serine peptidase, which gives rise to MTARDDASAPDVSTDDPYLWLEDVTGEEALAWVRAHNEPTVEALTSSDRFRELEAATLATLDTDDRIPYARRRGEYLYNFWRDAANPRGLWRRTTLESYVTDAPEWDVIIDVDQLARDEDENWVWAGATVLRPEWERALISLSRGGADASVVREFDIPSRTWVTDGFVLPENKSSVGWIDRDTVFVGTDFGEQPDGIGSLTDSGYPRVVKRWTRGTSLDDAVTVFAGEKSDVSVGAYHDSTPGFERDFVSRSTDFFNSLTYELRDGVPELLDVPTDAHAHVRMNWLLVMTRSEWAVDGTTHAPGTLLAFDYESYRSGNRDAAVLFTPDPHTSLVDYAYTRSHLIIVTLHDVHTRVEVRELGTWREVDMPGLPDLATVSVLDTDADESDEVFWSASSFTDPPSLLHGTSGSAPEVIKRSPAFFDSDSVVAEQFFATSDDGTAVPYFVVRRRDVTTGPTLLYGYGGFENALTPGYVAVAGQSWIERGGIYVIANIRGGGEYGPSWHTQAQKSGRHKVYEDFAAVARALVDAGLTTPAQLGAQGGSNGGLLMGVMLTRYPELFGALVCQVPLIDMKRYHLLLAGASWVAEYGDPDDPEQWEFMKPFSPYQNIDADATYPPILVTTSTRDDRVHPGHARKLVARLEETGHDVRYYENIEGGHGGAADNKQAAFKSALAYEFLWRTLSPES